A window from Bacteroidales bacterium encodes these proteins:
- a CDS encoding caspase family protein gives MKKILTVWLISTSILSSFAQSGYKDILNWGKVDVFKDDFVDNRNKWYLYNNEYKTNGRIENGYYFLQVLDSVSKIIRHEILINPNSDFEIEASIKFVKGNDNAFIGMCWSRKDVKNYYLFGFSGNGYYRVNKLINDEWVPILKWVKSPLVKTKDYNKLTIRKVDNTYCFFLNEELVHSMPYEPLMGNWMGFEAPDSTIIYTDYWNVKTLICPQPSISWISPQTVEQSQLEEYIVKAKITSLKTISNLLLFVNDFPVPASKDDLVKIENDYYFQKKVALNSGNNSIVLKVSNGGEMVNSKPAIIAYGSVSNTSSNQIGISKTVANQNIIPNTQPAISIQSDVDIDIPVNPSNPKRFALVIGNEDYSSYQKNLGAESNVRYAINDATAFKMYAQKVLGLEERNIFFLTNATAGTMNQKIELVTKIISKMNGMAELFFYYAGHGFPDEETRMPYLIPVDVNIININQGIKLSDLYEKLNSCGAKRVSVILDACFSGGGREGGLVSARGVRIKPREDEAVGNIVVFTACSGEQSSLPFSEKGHGMFTYYFLKKLKDCKGKVSYKDMFDYLKENVSIESLRTNYKEQDPQLNSSPNLQKSWEGWVFAP, from the coding sequence ATGAAAAAAATATTAACTGTTTGGCTTATTTCAACATCAATTCTATCAAGTTTTGCTCAAAGTGGGTATAAGGATATTCTAAATTGGGGGAAGGTTGATGTTTTTAAAGATGATTTTGTTGACAATAGGAATAAATGGTATCTGTATAACAACGAATATAAAACTAATGGAAGAATTGAAAACGGATATTATTTTCTTCAAGTTCTTGATAGTGTATCAAAAATAATTAGACATGAAATTCTTATTAACCCTAATAGTGATTTTGAAATTGAGGCTAGCATAAAGTTTGTTAAGGGAAACGATAATGCTTTTATTGGGATGTGCTGGTCCAGAAAGGATGTTAAGAACTATTATCTTTTTGGTTTTTCAGGCAACGGTTACTATCGTGTAAATAAACTTATCAATGATGAGTGGGTTCCCATCCTAAAATGGGTAAAATCACCTTTAGTGAAAACTAAGGATTACAATAAGTTAACTATCCGGAAGGTTGATAATACGTATTGCTTTTTCCTCAATGAGGAACTTGTTCATTCAATGCCATATGAACCATTGATGGGAAATTGGATGGGTTTTGAAGCACCCGATTCAACAATTATTTATACTGATTATTGGAACGTTAAAACATTAATTTGCCCACAACCCAGTATCTCTTGGATTTCTCCACAAACCGTGGAACAATCTCAACTTGAAGAGTATATCGTAAAAGCTAAAATTACGTCGTTGAAGACGATATCAAATCTATTACTTTTTGTAAATGATTTTCCAGTTCCCGCTTCAAAAGACGATTTAGTTAAAATTGAAAATGATTACTATTTTCAGAAAAAGGTAGCGCTAAATTCAGGGAATAATAGCATCGTTCTTAAAGTTTCGAATGGAGGTGAAATGGTTAATTCGAAACCAGCAATAATTGCATATGGGAGTGTTAGCAACACAAGTAGTAATCAGATTGGAATCAGTAAAACTGTGGCAAATCAAAATATTATACCAAATACGCAGCCTGCAATAAGCATACAATCAGATGTTGATATTGATATTCCCGTAAATCCCTCAAACCCAAAACGATTTGCATTGGTTATTGGAAATGAGGATTATTCGAGCTATCAAAAAAATCTAGGGGCTGAATCCAATGTTAGGTATGCAATAAACGATGCAACAGCATTTAAGATGTACGCTCAAAAGGTTCTTGGCCTTGAGGAGCGAAATATTTTTTTCCTTACCAATGCCACGGCTGGAACAATGAATCAGAAGATTGAATTGGTGACTAAGATTATCTCTAAAATGAATGGAATGGCTGAACTTTTCTTTTATTATGCAGGACATGGATTTCCTGATGAAGAGACTCGAATGCCATATCTGATACCTGTAGATGTAAATATTATAAATATCAATCAGGGTATTAAACTATCTGATCTTTATGAAAAGTTAAATAGTTGTGGAGCTAAAAGGGTTTCAGTTATACTAGATGCTTGTTTTTCTGGTGGTGGTCGTGAAGGTGGCTTGGTTAGTGCGAGAGGAGTTAGAATAAAACCTAGAGAAGATGAGGCTGTTGGAAATATTGTTGTTTTCACTGCATGTTCAGGTGAGCAATCATCTTTACCATTTTCTGAAAAAGGGCATGGAATGTTTACATACTATTTTTTGAAAAAATTGAAAGATTGTAAAGGGAAAGTTTCATACAAGGATATGTTCGATTACCTAAAAGAGAATGTTTCGATTGAATCTTTACGAACTAATTATAAGGAACAAGATCCTCAACTCAATAGCAGCCCTAATCTTCAAAAATCGTGGGAGGGATGGGTTTTTGCTCCGTAG